In Bosea sp. (in: a-proteobacteria), one DNA window encodes the following:
- a CDS encoding SCP2 sterol-binding domain-containing protein, producing MPEPETTGLRAVPPRLPPWLARAVAPLPLAPLQPALALMLERIVRAHPDLHDRLGEHARKRFGLDPTDLPFAFVLEPRQRRPQVRAVRTLPDDVDASIHGPLAGLIGMAEGTLDGDALFFSRVLRVEGEVAAALALRNAIDDARIDFGKILFGGLGPLGQRLAVALRERIRAVPATGGASWN from the coding sequence ATGCCGGAACCGGAGACGACAGGGTTGCGGGCGGTCCCGCCGCGACTGCCGCCATGGCTCGCGCGCGCCGTCGCGCCGCTGCCGCTCGCGCCCCTGCAGCCGGCGCTGGCGCTGATGCTCGAGCGCATCGTCCGCGCCCATCCCGATCTGCATGACCGCCTCGGCGAGCATGCGCGAAAGCGCTTCGGCCTCGATCCGACCGATCTGCCCTTCGCCTTCGTGCTGGAGCCCAGGCAGCGCCGGCCGCAGGTGCGCGCTGTGCGCACACTGCCGGACGATGTCGACGCCAGCATCCACGGCCCGCTCGCCGGGCTGATCGGCATGGCGGAGGGCACGCTCGACGGCGACGCCCTGTTCTTCTCCCGCGTGCTGCGGGTGGAGGGCGAGGTCGCGGCCGCGCTCGCGCTGCGCAACGCCATCGACGATGCCCGCATCGATTTCGGCAAGATCCTGTTCGGCGGCCTCGGGCCGCTGGGGCAGCGCCTCGCCGTTGCCCTGCGCGAGCGCATCCGGGCCGTGCCCGCCACGGGAGGCGCATCTTGGAACTGA
- a CDS encoding peptidase U32 family protein produces MELICPAGTPASLEAAVEAGADAVYCGFRDETNARNFPGLNFSREELRKGIAFAHRRGVKVLVAINTFARAGAFGLWQSAIDDAVAAGADALILADLATLDYAARRHPAQRLHVSVQAGAANPDAIRFYAESFGARRVVLPRVLSVPEIAAIVRESACETEVFVFGGLCVMEEGRCSLSSYATGLSPNMQGVCSPASHVAYAERDGRIVSTLGGFTINSFGKDEPAGYPTLCKGRFATPKGTGYIFEEPVSLDAGSMLPALREAGVTALKIEGRQRGRAYIAGVVRSFRGILAALDEGRSAPAASLAAMAEGQARTTGAYRKSWR; encoded by the coding sequence TTGGAACTGATCTGCCCGGCCGGAACCCCGGCGAGCCTCGAGGCCGCCGTCGAGGCGGGGGCCGACGCGGTCTATTGCGGCTTCCGCGACGAGACCAACGCTCGCAACTTCCCCGGCCTGAACTTCTCGCGCGAGGAACTGCGCAAGGGCATCGCCTTCGCCCATCGCCGCGGCGTCAAGGTCCTGGTCGCGATCAACACCTTCGCGCGCGCCGGCGCCTTCGGGCTCTGGCAGTCGGCGATCGACGATGCCGTCGCGGCCGGGGCCGATGCGCTGATCCTGGCCGATCTCGCGACGCTCGACTATGCCGCCCGCCGCCATCCCGCCCAGAGGCTGCACGTCTCGGTCCAGGCCGGGGCCGCCAATCCCGACGCGATCCGCTTCTATGCCGAGAGCTTCGGCGCCCGCCGGGTCGTGCTGCCGCGCGTGCTCAGCGTGCCGGAGATCGCCGCGATCGTGCGCGAGAGCGCCTGCGAGACCGAGGTCTTCGTCTTCGGCGGCCTGTGCGTGATGGAGGAGGGGCGCTGCTCGCTCTCCTCCTACGCCACCGGCCTGTCGCCGAACATGCAGGGCGTCTGCTCGCCGGCGAGCCATGTCGCCTATGCCGAGCGCGACGGGCGCATCGTCTCCACCCTCGGCGGCTTCACCATCAACAGCTTCGGCAAGGACGAGCCGGCCGGCTATCCGACCCTGTGCAAGGGCCGTTTCGCCACGCCGAAGGGCACAGGCTACATCTTCGAGGAGCCGGTCAGCCTCGATGCGGGCTCGATGCTGCCGGCGCTGCGCGAGGCCGGCGTCACCGCGCTCAAGATCGAGGGCCGCCAGCGCGGCCGCGCCTATATCGCCGGCGTCGTCCGCTCCTTCCGCGGCATCCTCGCCGCGCTCGACGAAGGGCGCAGCGCACCGGCGGCGAGCCTTGCCGCCATGGCCGAAGGGCAGGCGCGCACGACCGGTGCCTATCGCAAGAGCTGGCGCTAG
- a CDS encoding U32 family peptidase yields the protein MQLTLGPVLYHWQPERWRDFYFRIADEAPVETVVVGEAVCSKRTPFKQDHIPAVVERLERAGKRVLHASLILVSLPRERRQTRELMQAQEAQVEINDLTCLASLGGRSFSVGPFVNVYNEAAAGFLAGRGATRICLPPELPLPAIATIAAALPEVEIEVFAFGKVPLAISARCYHARAHKLTKDNCRFVCEQDPDGMPVATLDGTGFLSVNGVQTLSHGSACLLGDIPALREAGVAALRLSPQSCDMVAVARLFREVLDGRIDAQGAERRLGELYPDVPLANGFLHAVPGHLHVGAEL from the coding sequence ATGCAGCTCACCCTCGGCCCCGTGCTCTATCATTGGCAGCCGGAGCGCTGGCGCGACTTCTATTTCCGCATCGCCGACGAGGCCCCGGTCGAGACGGTGGTGGTCGGCGAGGCCGTCTGCTCCAAGCGCACCCCCTTCAAGCAGGACCATATCCCCGCCGTGGTCGAGCGGCTGGAGCGCGCGGGCAAGCGGGTGCTGCACGCTTCGCTGATCCTGGTCTCGCTGCCGCGCGAGCGGCGCCAGACGCGCGAGCTGATGCAGGCGCAGGAAGCGCAGGTCGAGATCAACGACCTGACCTGCCTTGCCTCCCTCGGCGGGAGGAGCTTTTCCGTCGGCCCCTTCGTCAATGTCTACAACGAGGCGGCGGCGGGCTTCCTGGCCGGGCGCGGCGCGACGCGCATCTGCCTGCCCCCCGAACTGCCGCTTCCGGCGATCGCGACCATCGCCGCGGCGCTGCCCGAGGTCGAAATCGAGGTCTTTGCCTTCGGCAAGGTGCCGCTGGCGATCTCGGCCCGCTGCTACCATGCCCGTGCGCACAAGCTGACCAAGGACAATTGCCGCTTCGTCTGCGAGCAGGACCCCGACGGCATGCCGGTCGCGACGCTGGACGGCACCGGCTTCCTCTCCGTGAACGGCGTGCAGACGCTGTCGCATGGCTCGGCCTGCCTGCTCGGCGACATCCCGGCGCTGCGCGAGGCCGGCGTCGCCGCGCTCAGGCTCTCGCCGCAGAGCTGCGACATGGTCGCGGTCGCGCGGCTGTTCCGCGAGGTCCTCGACGGGCGGATCGATGCGCAGGGTGCCGAGCGCCGGCTCGGCGAGCTCTATCCCGACGTGCCCCTGGCCAACGGCTTCCTGCATGCGGTGCCGGGCCATCTGCATGTCGGGGCCGAGCTGTGA
- a CDS encoding NADH-quinone oxidoreductase subunit B family protein, with protein sequence MAVTAVDRGDPLVAPAPRGLLGPDGKPVGARDPFFTGINDELADKGFLVTATDDLINWARTGSLMWMTFGLACCAVEMMQLSMPRYDVERFGFAPRASPRQSDVMIVAGTLTNKMAPALRKVYDQMPEPRYVISMGSCANGGGYYHYSYSVVRGCDRVVPVDIYVPGCPPTAEALLYGVLLLQKKIRRTGTIER encoded by the coding sequence ATGGCAGTCACAGCGGTCGATCGTGGTGATCCGCTCGTCGCGCCGGCCCCGAGAGGGTTGCTCGGCCCGGACGGCAAGCCCGTGGGCGCGCGCGACCCGTTCTTCACCGGGATCAACGACGAGCTCGCCGACAAGGGCTTCCTCGTCACCGCCACCGACGACCTGATCAACTGGGCCCGCACCGGCTCGCTGATGTGGATGACCTTCGGGCTCGCCTGCTGCGCCGTCGAGATGATGCAGCTCTCGATGCCGCGCTACGATGTCGAGCGCTTCGGCTTCGCGCCCCGCGCCTCGCCGCGCCAGTCGGACGTGATGATCGTCGCCGGCACGCTGACCAACAAGATGGCGCCTGCGCTGCGCAAGGTCTACGACCAGATGCCGGAGCCGCGCTACGTCATCTCGATGGGCTCCTGCGCCAATGGCGGCGGCTATTATCACTACAGCTACTCGGTGGTGCGCGGCTGCGACCGCGTCGTCCCGGTCGACATCTATGTGCCCGGCTGCCCGCCGACGGCGGAGGCGCTGCTCTACGGCGTGCTGCTGCTGCAGAAGAAGATCCGGCGGACGGGCACGATCGAGCGCTGA
- a CDS encoding NADH-quinone oxidoreductase subunit C has translation MSEALGKLGEEIMAALPGAVTEAVVAFGELTIRAEAASIVEVLRTLYSDPRFRFVNFTDIAGADYPGREKRFDVVYHLLAPHHNRRIRVKVQTDEATPVPSVVDVFPAANWFEREAYDFYGILFSGHPDLRRILTDYGFEGHPLRKDFPLTGFVEVRYDDEQKRVVYEPVKLNQEFRNFDFLSPWEGTEYVLPGDEKAKTA, from the coding sequence ATGAGCGAAGCGCTCGGAAAACTCGGCGAAGAGATCATGGCCGCGCTGCCCGGCGCGGTGACGGAGGCTGTCGTCGCTTTCGGGGAGCTGACGATCCGGGCCGAGGCGGCATCGATCGTCGAGGTCCTGCGCACGCTCTACAGCGATCCGCGCTTCCGCTTCGTCAACTTCACCGACATCGCCGGTGCCGATTATCCCGGCCGCGAGAAGCGCTTCGACGTCGTCTACCATCTGCTCGCCCCGCACCATAACCGGCGGATTCGGGTGAAGGTCCAGACCGACGAGGCGACGCCCGTTCCCTCCGTGGTCGATGTCTTCCCGGCGGCGAACTGGTTCGAGCGCGAGGCTTACGACTTCTACGGCATCCTCTTCTCCGGCCATCCGGACCTGCGCCGCATCCTCACCGATTACGGTTTCGAGGGTCATCCGCTGCGCAAGGACTTCCCGCTGACCGGCTTCGTCGAGGTGCGCTACGACGACGAGCAGAAGCGCGTCGTCTACGAGCCGGTGAAGCTCAACCAGGAATTCAGGAACTTCGATTTTCTGAGCCCGTGGGAGGGGACGGAGTACGTCCTTCCGGGCGATGAAAAAGCGAAGACGGCCTGA
- a CDS encoding NADH-quinone oxidoreductase subunit D, producing MSEHNIRNFSINFGPQHPAAHGVLRLVLELDGEVVERVDPHIGLLHRGTEKLIEAKTYLQAVPYFDRLDYVAPMNQEHAFALAVERLADVTVPRRGQLIRVLYSEIGRILSHLLNVTTQAMDVGALTPPLWGFEEREKLMIFYERACGARMHAAYVRPGGVHQDIPVSLIHDIAEWCDPFLKVCDDLEGLLTDNRIFKQRNVDIGVVDLETCWKWGFSGVMVRGSGAPWDLRKSQPYECYEEMEFDIPIGKNGDCYDRYCIRMEEMRQSVRIMRQCCDKLLAPDGGGPVSSLDGKMVPPRRGEMKRSMEALIHHFKLYTEGYKVPEGEVYAAVEAPKGEFGVYLVSDGTNKPYRCKIKAPGFAHLQAMDFICRKHMLADVSAILGSLDIVFGEVDR from the coding sequence ATGAGCGAGCACAACATCCGGAACTTCTCGATCAATTTCGGCCCGCAGCACCCGGCGGCGCACGGCGTGCTGCGCCTCGTGCTGGAGCTCGACGGCGAGGTGGTCGAGCGCGTCGATCCGCATATCGGCCTTTTGCATCGCGGCACCGAGAAGCTGATCGAGGCCAAGACCTATCTCCAGGCCGTGCCCTATTTCGACCGGCTCGACTATGTCGCGCCGATGAACCAGGAGCATGCCTTCGCGCTGGCGGTCGAGCGCCTCGCCGACGTGACCGTGCCGCGCCGCGGCCAGCTCATCCGCGTGCTCTATTCCGAGATCGGCCGCATCCTCTCGCATCTGCTCAACGTCACCACGCAGGCGATGGATGTCGGCGCGCTCACGCCCCCGCTCTGGGGCTTCGAGGAGCGCGAGAAGCTGATGATCTTCTACGAGCGGGCCTGCGGCGCGCGCATGCATGCGGCCTATGTCCGCCCCGGCGGCGTGCATCAGGACATTCCCGTCTCGCTGATCCACGACATCGCCGAATGGTGCGATCCGTTCCTCAAGGTCTGCGACGATCTCGAGGGGCTGCTCACCGACAACCGCATCTTCAAGCAGCGCAACGTCGATATCGGCGTGGTCGATCTCGAGACCTGCTGGAAATGGGGCTTTTCGGGCGTGATGGTGCGCGGCTCCGGCGCGCCCTGGGATCTGCGCAAGTCGCAGCCCTACGAGTGCTACGAGGAGATGGAATTCGACATCCCCATCGGCAAGAACGGCGACTGCTACGACCGCTACTGCATCCGCATGGAGGAGATGCGCCAGTCGGTCCGCATCATGAGGCAGTGTTGCGACAAGCTCTTGGCGCCCGATGGCGGCGGCCCGGTCTCCTCGCTCGACGGCAAGATGGTGCCGCCCAGGCGCGGCGAGATGAAGCGCTCGATGGAAGCGCTGATCCACCATTTCAAGCTCTACACCGAAGGCTACAAGGTCCCGGAAGGCGAGGTCTATGCCGCCGTCGAGGCGCCGAAGGGCGAATTCGGCGTCTATCTGGTCTCGGACGGCACCAACAAGCCCTATCGCTGCAAGATCAAGGCGCCGGGCTTCGCCCATCTCCAGGCCATGGATTTCATCTGCCGCAAGCACATGCTCGCCGACGTCTCCGCGATCCTCGGCTCCCTCGACATCGTCTTTGGTGAAGTGGACCGCTGA
- the nuoE gene encoding NADH-quinone oxidoreductase subunit NuoE, which produces MSVRRLAPDSIQPASFAFSPANENWIDQQIAKYPAGRQASAVIPLLWRAQEQEGWVSRAVIETVAKRLGMAPMRVLEVATFYTMFNLQPVGEYFVQLCGTTPCALRGAEALKKVCAEVIGPQSTVTADGKLSWLEVECLGACCNAPMAQINVDYYEDLTPANFRQLLDDLRHGRPVKPGPQNDRTGSAPEGGPDTLNDKALYDGSMIGAGAWQKRILDQRSAAAEAAAAKAAAEVEARKAAEAEAKKAEATPAAVAEKPATETAAAGRPKPSAPGQPSNAANDTPAAKGKVDRKDVAEAAKPAATQSKLAATQSKPAAAEGKPAVDESKPELLTAARGGKGDDLELIWGVGPKLAKMLNEMGVWHFDQIAKWTAEELAWVDSRLTGFKGRAGRDDWVAQSKKLAAGWRPESQLGDKPGQ; this is translated from the coding sequence ATGTCCGTCCGTCGTCTCGCGCCCGATTCCATTCAGCCTGCCTCCTTCGCCTTCAGCCCGGCGAACGAGAACTGGATCGACCAGCAGATCGCCAAATATCCGGCAGGCCGGCAGGCTTCGGCCGTCATCCCGCTTTTGTGGAGGGCGCAGGAGCAGGAGGGCTGGGTCTCGCGCGCCGTGATCGAGACGGTCGCGAAGCGCCTCGGCATGGCGCCGATGCGGGTGCTGGAGGTCGCGACCTTCTACACCATGTTCAACCTCCAGCCGGTGGGCGAATATTTCGTCCAGCTCTGCGGCACGACGCCCTGCGCGCTGCGCGGCGCGGAAGCGCTGAAGAAGGTCTGCGCGGAGGTGATCGGCCCGCAATCGACCGTGACCGCCGACGGCAAGCTCTCCTGGCTCGAGGTCGAATGCCTCGGCGCCTGCTGCAACGCCCCGATGGCGCAGATCAACGTCGACTACTACGAGGACCTGACGCCGGCGAATTTCCGCCAGCTCCTCGACGACCTGCGCCATGGCCGCCCCGTCAAGCCCGGCCCGCAGAACGACCGCACCGGCTCCGCGCCGGAGGGCGGGCCGGACACGCTCAACGACAAGGCCCTCTATGACGGCTCGATGATCGGCGCCGGCGCCTGGCAGAAGCGCATTCTCGATCAGCGCAGCGCCGCCGCCGAGGCCGCCGCCGCCAAGGCCGCCGCCGAGGTGGAAGCCAGGAAGGCCGCCGAAGCCGAGGCGAAGAAGGCCGAGGCCACGCCCGCCGCCGTCGCCGAAAAGCCCGCGACCGAGACCGCCGCCGCCGGCCGCCCCAAGCCCTCCGCGCCCGGCCAGCCCTCCAACGCGGCCAACGACACGCCGGCCGCCAAGGGCAAGGTCGACCGGAAGGACGTGGCCGAGGCCGCCAAGCCCGCGGCAACGCAAAGCAAACTCGCGGCAACGCAAAGCAAGCCCGCGGCAGCGGAAGGCAAGCCCGCCGTCGACGAGAGCAAGCCCGAGCTGCTCACCGCCGCGCGCGGCGGCAAGGGCGACGATCTCGAGCTGATCTGGGGCGTCGGCCCGAAATTGGCGAAGATGCTCAACGAGATGGGCGTCTGGCATTTCGACCAGATCGCCAAATGGACGGCGGAAGAGCTCGCCTGGGTCGATTCGCGCCTGACCGGCTTCAAGGGGCGGGCCGGGCGCGACGATTGGGTCGCGCAGTCGAAGAAGCTCGCGGCGGGCTGGCGCCCGGAGTCGCAGCTCGGCGACAAGCCGGGACAGTGA
- the nuoF gene encoding NADH-quinone oxidoreductase subunit NuoF, with protein sequence MLADRDRIFTNLYGLHERTLKGAIQRGQWDGTRFLLEQGRDWIIDEMKKSGLRGRGGAGFPTGLKWSFMPKQNDGRPHYLVVNADESEPGTCKDREIMRNDPHTLVEGCLIASFAMGAHAAYIYIRGEYVREREALQRAVDEAYEAKLIGKDNVHGYPFDLYVAHGAGAYICGEETALLESLEGKKGMPRLKPPFPANMGLYGCPTTVNNVESIAVAPTILRRGAAWFSSIGNPNNVGTKLFCVSGHVNKPCNVEEAMGIPFRELIEKHCGGVRGGWDNLKAVIPGGSSVRMVPAEQIIDTPMDFDSLSKLRSGLGTAAVIVMDKSTDIVRAIARISHFYKHESCGQCTPCREGTGWMWRVMERMAEGRAQKREIDMLLDVTKQIEGHTICALGDAAAWPIQGLIAHFRHEIEQRIDDYAANPHSEPVRLMAAE encoded by the coding sequence ATGCTCGCAGATCGCGATCGCATCTTCACCAATCTCTACGGCCTGCACGAGCGCACCCTGAAGGGCGCGATCCAGCGCGGCCAGTGGGACGGCACCAGGTTTCTGCTGGAGCAGGGGCGGGACTGGATCATCGACGAGATGAAGAAGTCCGGCCTGCGCGGGCGTGGCGGCGCCGGCTTCCCGACCGGGCTGAAATGGTCGTTCATGCCCAAGCAGAACGACGGGCGCCCGCATTACCTCGTCGTCAACGCCGACGAGTCGGAGCCCGGCACCTGCAAGGACCGCGAGATCATGCGCAACGACCCGCATACGCTGGTCGAGGGCTGCCTGATCGCCTCCTTCGCCATGGGCGCGCACGCGGCCTATATCTACATCCGCGGCGAATATGTCCGCGAGCGCGAGGCGCTGCAGCGCGCCGTCGACGAGGCTTACGAGGCGAAGCTCATCGGCAAGGACAATGTCCACGGCTATCCCTTTGATCTCTATGTGGCCCATGGCGCCGGCGCCTATATCTGCGGCGAGGAGACGGCGCTGCTCGAAAGCCTCGAGGGCAAGAAGGGCATGCCGCGGCTGAAGCCGCCTTTCCCTGCCAATATGGGCCTCTATGGCTGCCCGACCACGGTCAACAACGTCGAGTCGATCGCGGTCGCGCCCACCATCCTGCGCCGCGGCGCCGCCTGGTTCTCCTCGATCGGCAACCCGAACAATGTCGGCACCAAGCTCTTCTGCGTCTCGGGGCATGTGAACAAGCCCTGCAACGTCGAGGAGGCGATGGGCATCCCCTTCCGCGAGCTGATCGAGAAGCATTGCGGCGGCGTCCGTGGCGGCTGGGACAACCTCAAGGCGGTCATCCCCGGCGGCTCCTCGGTGCGCATGGTCCCGGCCGAGCAGATCATCGACACGCCGATGGATTTCGACTCGCTCTCGAAGCTGCGCTCGGGGCTGGGCACGGCGGCGGTGATCGTGATGGACAAGTCGACCGACATCGTCCGCGCCATCGCCCGCATCAGCCATTTCTACAAGCACGAGAGCTGCGGCCAGTGCACGCCGTGCCGCGAGGGCACGGGCTGGATGTGGCGCGTCATGGAGCGCATGGCCGAGGGTCGCGCCCAGAAGCGCGAGATCGACATGCTGCTCGACGTCACCAAGCAGATCGAGGGCCACACCATCTGCGCGCTGGGCGACGCCGCCGCCTGGCCGATCCAGGGCCTGATCGCGCATTTCCGGCACGAGATCGAGCAGCGCATCGACGACTATGCCGCCAACCCGCACTCAGAGCCCGTGCGGCTGATGGCGGCGGAGTGA
- the nuoG gene encoding NADH-quinone oxidoreductase subunit NuoG, with the protein MTKIVIDDIEVDVPAEYTVLQACEAAGVEIPRFCFHERLSIAGNCRMCLVEVKGGPPKPQASCAIGVRDLRPGPNGEPPVVMTKSPMVKKAREGVMEFLLINHPLDCPICDQGGECDLQDQAMAFGTDSSRFAENKRAVEDKYIGPLVKTFMTRCIQCTRCVRFTTEVAGASDLGSIGRGEDMEITTYLERAMSSELQGNVVDLCPVGALTSRPYQNKARPWELSKTESIDVMDAVGSAIRVDSRGKEVMRILPRLNEAVNEEWISDKTRHIVDGLRTQRLDRPYIRENGRLRPASWNEALAAVAARVKAAKPEKIGAIAGDLAAVEEMFALKSLIGSLGSANLDARQDGTRLHPKFGRAAYVLNAGIAGIEEASSLLIVGSNPRREAPILNARIRKRWLRGDFKVSVIGEKADLTYTYDHLGAGPETLADLVKSAAAAGGKPMVLVGQGALARADGEAVLSLAAKAAQALGAVAEGWNGFGVIHTAAARVGALDLGFVPGEGGLNAAAMVQPGALDVLFLLGADEIEVPEGAFVVYQGTHGDRGAHRADVILPGAAYTEKSGTYVNTEGRVQIADRATFPPGDARDDWAILRALSGHLGKALPFDSLSGLRQALYEAHPHFAALDGRPANDAAAIGGLAGLGGKTDKAGFTSPVADFYQTNPIARASAVMAECSALASGRLVQAAE; encoded by the coding sequence ATGACCAAAATCGTCATCGACGACATCGAGGTCGACGTTCCGGCCGAATACACGGTCCTCCAGGCCTGCGAGGCGGCCGGTGTCGAGATCCCGCGCTTCTGCTTCCATGAGCGGCTCTCGATCGCCGGCAATTGCCGCATGTGCCTCGTCGAGGTGAAGGGCGGCCCGCCGAAGCCGCAGGCCTCCTGCGCCATCGGCGTGCGCGACCTGCGCCCGGGCCCGAACGGCGAGCCGCCGGTCGTCATGACCAAGTCGCCGATGGTCAAGAAGGCGCGCGAAGGGGTGATGGAGTTCCTGCTCATCAACCACCCGCTCGATTGCCCGATCTGCGACCAGGGCGGCGAATGCGACCTGCAGGACCAGGCGATGGCCTTCGGCACGGATTCGTCGCGTTTCGCCGAGAACAAGCGCGCGGTCGAGGACAAGTATATCGGCCCGCTGGTCAAGACCTTCATGACGCGCTGCATCCAGTGCACGCGCTGCGTCCGCTTCACCACCGAGGTCGCAGGCGCCTCCGATCTCGGCTCCATCGGCCGCGGCGAGGACATGGAGATCACCACCTATCTCGAACGGGCGATGTCGTCCGAATTGCAGGGCAACGTCGTCGACCTCTGCCCGGTCGGCGCGCTGACCTCGCGGCCCTACCAGAACAAGGCCCGGCCCTGGGAACTCTCCAAGACCGAATCGATCGACGTGATGGACGCGGTCGGCTCGGCCATCCGCGTCGATTCGCGCGGCAAGGAGGTGATGCGCATCCTGCCCCGCCTCAACGAGGCGGTGAACGAGGAGTGGATCTCCGACAAGACCCGCCACATCGTCGACGGCCTGCGCACGCAGCGCCTCGACCGGCCCTACATCCGCGAGAACGGCCGCCTGCGCCCCGCGAGCTGGAACGAAGCCCTCGCCGCCGTCGCGGCCAGGGTGAAGGCCGCGAAGCCTGAGAAGATCGGCGCCATCGCCGGCGATCTCGCCGCGGTCGAGGAGATGTTCGCGCTGAAGAGCCTGATCGGCTCGCTCGGCAGCGCCAATCTCGACGCCCGCCAGGACGGCACCAGGCTGCATCCGAAATTCGGCCGCGCGGCTTACGTGCTCAACGCCGGCATCGCCGGCATCGAGGAGGCGAGCTCGCTCCTGATCGTCGGCTCGAACCCGCGCCGCGAGGCGCCGATCCTGAACGCCCGCATCCGCAAGCGCTGGCTGCGCGGCGATTTCAAGGTCAGCGTCATCGGCGAGAAGGCCGACCTGACCTACACTTACGACCATCTCGGCGCCGGCCCCGAGACGCTGGCCGATCTCGTCAAATCGGCCGCTGCCGCCGGTGGCAAGCCGATGGTGCTGGTCGGGCAGGGCGCGCTCGCCCGCGCCGACGGCGAGGCCGTGCTCTCGCTCGCGGCCAAGGCGGCGCAGGCGCTCGGCGCCGTGGCCGAAGGCTGGAACGGTTTCGGCGTGATCCACACCGCCGCCGCCCGCGTCGGCGCGCTCGATCTCGGCTTCGTGCCGGGTGAGGGGGGCTTAAACGCCGCCGCGATGGTCCAGCCCGGCGCGCTCGATGTCCTCTTCCTGCTCGGCGCCGACGAGATCGAGGTGCCGGAAGGCGCCTTCGTCGTCTATCAGGGCACCCATGGCGACCGCGGCGCCCACCGCGCCGACGTGATCCTGCCGGGCGCGGCCTATACCGAGAAGTCCGGCACCTATGTGAACACCGAGGGCCGGGTGCAGATCGCCGACCGCGCCACCTTCCCGCCGGGCGATGCCCGCGACGACTGGGCGATCCTGCGCGCGCTCTCCGGCCACCTCGGCAAGGCGCTGCCCTTCGATTCGCTCTCGGGGCTGCGCCAGGCGCTCTACGAGGCGCATCCGCATTTCGCCGCGCTCGACGGCCGGCCGGCGAACGATGCGGCCGCGATCGGCGGCCTCGCCGGCCTCGGCGGCAAGACCGACAAGGCGGGCTTCACCTCGCCCGTCGCCGACTTCTATCAGACGAACCCGATCGCGCGCGCCTCCGCCGTGATGGCGGAATGCTCGGCGCTGGCCTCCGGCCGGCTCGTGCAGGCGGCGGAGTAA
- the nuoH gene encoding NADH-quinone oxidoreductase subunit NuoH: MNWDLVLDIAIILGKSLLLLVCLLVFIAYILLADRKIWAAVQLRRGPNVVGPFGLFQSFADLMKFAFKEPIIPAGANKGIFLLAPFISCLLALGAWAVIPVAEGWAIADINVGILYILAISSLGVYGIIMAGWASNSKYPFMSALRSAAQMVSYEVSIGFVIVTVLLCVGSLNLSAVVEAQANRGLAHALGVPWLSILNWYFIPLFPMFVIFFVSALAETNRPPFDLAEAESELVAGFMVEYSSTPYLLFMLGEYVAIMTMCSMTVILFLGGWAAPIALPPFTWLPGVFWFALKVCLVFFMFALVKAFVPRYRYDQLMRLGWKVFLPLSIGSVVIVALVLQVMGWGPVAG, translated from the coding sequence ATGAACTGGGACCTCGTCCTCGATATCGCGATCATCCTCGGCAAGAGCCTGCTGCTCTTGGTCTGCCTCCTGGTCTTCATCGCCTATATCCTGCTCGCCGACCGCAAGATCTGGGCGGCGGTGCAGCTGCGCCGCGGCCCGAACGTGGTCGGTCCCTTCGGCCTGTTCCAGAGCTTCGCCGACCTGATGAAGTTCGCCTTCAAGGAGCCGATCATCCCGGCCGGCGCCAACAAGGGCATCTTCCTGCTGGCGCCGTTCATCTCCTGCCTGCTCGCGCTCGGCGCCTGGGCGGTGATCCCGGTGGCCGAAGGCTGGGCGATCGCCGACATCAATGTCGGCATCCTCTACATCCTCGCCATCTCCTCGCTCGGCGTCTACGGCATCATCATGGCCGGCTGGGCCTCGAACTCGAAATACCCGTTCATGAGCGCGCTGCGCTCGGCGGCGCAGATGGTGTCCTACGAGGTCTCGATCGGCTTCGTCATCGTGACCGTGCTGCTCTGCGTCGGCTCGCTCAACCTCTCGGCCGTGGTCGAGGCTCAAGCGAACCGGGGGCTGGCGCATGCGCTCGGCGTGCCGTGGCTCTCGATCCTGAACTGGTATTTCATCCCGCTCTTCCCGATGTTCGTGATCTTCTTCGTCTCGGCGCTGGCCGAGACGAACCGGCCGCCCTTCGACCTCGCAGAGGCGGAATCGGAGCTCGTGGCGGGCTTCATGGTCGAGTATTCCTCGACGCCGTACCTGCTGTTCATGCTCGGCGAATACGTGGCGATCATGACCATGTGCTCGATGACGGTGATCCTGTTCCTCGGCGGCTGGGCGGCGCCCATCGCGTTGCCGCCCTTCACCTGGCTGCCCGGCGTGTTCTGGTTCGCGCTCAAGGTCTGCCTGGTGTTCTTCATGTTCGCGCTGGTGAAGGCTTTCGTGCCGCGCTACCGCTACGACCAGCTGATGCGGCTCGGCTGGAAGGTCTTCCTGCCGCTCTCGATCGGCAGCGTGGTGATCGTGGCGCTGGTGTTGCAGGTGATGGGCTGGGGGCCGGTCGCCGGATGA